A stretch of the Ascaphus truei isolate aAscTru1 chromosome 4, aAscTru1.hap1, whole genome shotgun sequence genome encodes the following:
- the CHRM3 gene encoding muscarinic acetylcholine receptor M3 isoform X2: MTKRLVDEISEANDEQCTARVKTALENTHNITASETSIRQMRHQLGWKYGPVKAYPIIRDANKVKRVEQAKAWIESGDTFQDVIFSDETTVVLERFSTFAFHKKGRLSLKPPPKHPLKMHVWGAISRRGQGCIIIFEGKIMHKVTCRSLMHCTTVVYVVP; encoded by the exons ATGACAAAGCGTCTGGTGGACGAAATCAGCGAGGCAAATGATGAGCAATGTACAGCAAGAGTCAAGACTGCTCTAGAGAACACTCAtaatatcacagcatctgagaccagcatcaggcagatgagacaccaattgggatggaaatatggacctgtaaa agcatatccaATAATAAGGGATGCCAACAAGGTGAAGAGAGTGGAGCAAGCaaaggcatggatcgaaagtggtgacacttttcaggatgtcatcttttctgacgagacaactgtagtcCTTGAGAGATTTTCCACATTTGCATTCCATAAAAagggacgcctatctctgaagccaccgcccaagcacccactgaagatgcatgtgtggggtgcgatctctagacgtggacaaggatgcataatcatctttgagggtaaaataatgcacaaagtcacatgccgtagccttatgcactgtacaactgtagtgtatgtTGTACCCTAA